Proteins encoded within one genomic window of SAR324 cluster bacterium:
- a CDS encoding acetyl-CoA carboxylase carboxyltransferase subunit yields the protein MQKFSLDNPFEIAPPPRTFVNLAEETYDSMVSRAEELIEKPQLGGGPDRVRVQHMKSRMTVWERIKVLTHEEPHITFQNWGPELDGASIVTGILNIDGRDVALYGHDFTVRAGSMDATNGAKLARQILMAGEHGIPLIGMNDSAGAYVPAGVGGLDGYSEAFCAMRKISGVVPSIMLMFGYNAGGGAYLPRQGSFLIQPGNTFFGLTGPNVVKEAMAEDISADDLGGPKVHSQSGVVDLTSPDELAALRTTLRLLGYLPNNNHSSPPFKPNSFSMNDFIEEESKLLRKSFTHPVTGFNTPFDMRLFIQQFVDYGDYFEVQPQRARQVITAFGRIGGHVVGIIANNSLVASGNIDVHAARKAAKFIRFCNIYNTPTIFLEDVVGFAPGSEQEHNGIVQAGRELLDSIVDLRVPRITLILRNAFGGAYASWNSYHVGADFVFALPTARIAVMGPAGRQFVYKDEWKNIFKSHQENLKKGMPVAEANALRDKTMQALTTRYEKELMNPEEALKLGSVSRLVLPGYSRKVLGNTLLYLLRHYKPCVMSGPQRE from the coding sequence ATGCAAAAATTCAGTCTGGACAATCCGTTTGAAATAGCTCCCCCTCCACGCACTTTTGTCAATCTGGCGGAAGAAACTTATGATTCCATGGTAAGCCGTGCGGAAGAACTTATTGAGAAACCGCAGTTGGGCGGCGGGCCTGACCGTGTTCGCGTTCAACATATGAAAAGCAGAATGACTGTCTGGGAACGGATCAAGGTTCTCACACATGAAGAACCACACATTACCTTTCAGAACTGGGGACCCGAACTGGATGGTGCCTCCATCGTGACTGGAATTTTGAATATTGATGGTCGGGATGTCGCATTGTATGGCCATGATTTTACCGTGAGAGCCGGTTCCATGGATGCCACCAATGGAGCAAAACTGGCACGCCAGATTTTAATGGCAGGCGAGCATGGAATCCCCTTGATCGGAATGAATGATTCCGCTGGCGCGTATGTTCCGGCTGGGGTTGGTGGACTGGATGGCTATTCCGAGGCCTTTTGCGCCATGCGAAAAATCAGCGGTGTTGTTCCTTCGATTATGCTGATGTTCGGCTACAATGCCGGTGGTGGAGCCTATCTCCCACGGCAGGGATCTTTTCTGATTCAACCGGGCAATACTTTTTTTGGACTGACAGGTCCGAATGTGGTCAAGGAAGCAATGGCCGAAGATATTTCAGCAGATGACCTCGGCGGACCTAAAGTACACTCCCAAAGTGGTGTTGTAGACCTGACCTCGCCTGACGAACTGGCTGCGCTACGTACAACCTTGCGTTTGCTGGGTTATTTGCCAAACAACAATCATTCGTCACCCCCGTTCAAGCCCAATTCCTTTTCAATGAATGATTTCATTGAGGAAGAATCCAAATTACTGAGAAAGAGTTTCACCCATCCTGTGACAGGCTTCAACACGCCTTTCGATATGAGACTGTTCATTCAGCAGTTTGTGGATTATGGCGATTACTTTGAAGTTCAACCTCAGCGTGCACGTCAGGTCATTACCGCGTTTGGCCGTATTGGTGGCCATGTGGTCGGGATCATCGCAAACAACAGCCTTGTCGCTTCCGGCAATATCGATGTTCATGCGGCCCGCAAAGCCGCAAAATTTATCCGCTTCTGCAACATCTACAACACACCCACTATCTTTCTGGAAGATGTCGTTGGTTTTGCGCCCGGCTCAGAGCAGGAACACAATGGAATTGTGCAGGCGGGTCGTGAATTACTGGATTCCATCGTCGATCTCCGGGTTCCCCGCATCACCCTGATTTTGCGTAATGCCTTTGGCGGGGCCTATGCCTCCTGGAACAGTTATCATGTGGGCGCTGATTTTGTGTTTGCGTTACCCACCGCGCGGATTGCGGTCATGGGGCCTGCCGGACGACAGTTTGTGTATAAGGATGAATGGAAGAATATCTTCAAATCCCATCAGGAAAATCTGAAAAAAGGCATGCCGGTGGCCGAAGCCAACGCACTGCGTGATAAAACCATGCAGGCCCTCACAACCCGCTATGAAAAAGAATTGATGAACCCTGAAGAAGCGCTGAAGTTGGGTTCAGTGTCTCGCCTTGTTCTGCCAGGTTACAGTCGTAAGGTTCTGGGCAATACATTGCTGTATCTGCTGAGGCATTACAAACCATGCGTCATGAGTGGCCCGCAACGTGAATAG
- a CDS encoding SEL1-like repeat protein, translating into MKVFICLGILFWSFSAMAQEELSSEQMYNKATAYLHGTDNMLQNYEKAVEWYQKAANQNHLAAMYELGLMYYYGRGIPQDYEKAVEWFEKSARMNYPEAQYYIGFMYYYGKGVAQNFTTAIEWFYKGAEKNHPSAQYYLGFMYYYGRGVAQNYETAYKWYIKAAEKNHVSAQYYLGLMYEQGKYVEQNIPMAAGWFEKAAEQGELNAKRHLSNLQQNPNVTIIPPTPTEKPVQPVLPASQISEKPTQATDTGLSSKTEEAKAIIPPQASEVKTLPDGDCSAPKPKHLYKHCDFQESNLSGANFSFSDLSGVNFSKANLEKTNFTGANLSQANLSKAKLKEAVLENAILEDALLLGVNMELINGQEANFNKAQLNGSFAYHADLNGATFINADLSGIFLTEANLNGADLESAILRQARIKDIHLRRANLKGVNLNGSIGLPDWLIPLLSPEGDYLMETE; encoded by the coding sequence ATGAAAGTTTTTATTTGTCTGGGAATACTCTTCTGGAGCTTTTCCGCAATGGCTCAGGAAGAACTTTCCTCCGAGCAGATGTATAATAAGGCCACAGCCTATCTTCACGGCACAGACAACATGCTTCAGAACTATGAAAAAGCCGTCGAGTGGTATCAAAAAGCCGCAAACCAGAATCATCTGGCCGCGATGTATGAATTAGGCCTCATGTATTATTATGGAAGAGGCATTCCCCAGGATTATGAAAAGGCCGTAGAATGGTTTGAAAAATCAGCCCGCATGAACTATCCGGAAGCCCAATATTATATCGGATTCATGTATTATTATGGCAAAGGTGTCGCCCAGAATTTCACCACAGCCATTGAATGGTTTTATAAAGGCGCTGAAAAAAACCACCCATCCGCACAATACTACCTGGGATTCATGTATTATTATGGAAGAGGCGTGGCCCAGAATTATGAAACCGCCTATAAATGGTACATCAAAGCCGCTGAAAAAAATCACGTTTCGGCACAGTATTATCTTGGTTTGATGTATGAACAGGGGAAATATGTGGAACAAAATATCCCGATGGCCGCCGGATGGTTTGAAAAAGCCGCTGAACAGGGCGAACTCAACGCAAAACGACATTTATCAAATTTACAACAAAATCCAAATGTAACAATCATTCCGCCGACACCAACAGAAAAACCTGTTCAACCCGTATTGCCAGCCAGCCAGATTTCTGAAAAGCCCACTCAAGCCACAGACACCGGACTTTCTTCGAAAACGGAAGAGGCCAAGGCAATCATACCCCCTCAGGCATCAGAAGTTAAAACATTGCCTGACGGTGATTGCAGTGCCCCTAAACCGAAGCACCTGTACAAGCATTGTGATTTTCAGGAATCCAATCTGTCTGGAGCAAACTTCAGTTTTTCAGATTTATCTGGTGTCAATTTTTCCAAGGCCAATCTGGAAAAAACAAATTTTACCGGTGCTAATCTGTCACAAGCCAATTTATCCAAAGCAAAACTCAAGGAAGCCGTGCTGGAGAATGCCATTTTGGAAGACGCACTCTTACTGGGGGTTAATATGGAATTGATCAACGGACAGGAAGCAAACTTCAATAAAGCGCAGCTCAATGGATCCTTCGCGTACCATGCGGATTTGAATGGCGCCACGTTTATCAATGCCGATCTGAGTGGCATCTTTCTGACAGAAGCCAATTTGAATGGCGCTGATCTGGAATCAGCCATTTTGAGACAAGCCCGCATCAAGGATATTCATTTAAGACGGGCAAATCTGAAAGGGGTGAATCTGAATGGATCAATAGGACTTCCAGATTGGTTGATCCCGCTCCTCTCGCCTGAAGGCGATTATCTGATGGAGACTGAATAG
- a CDS encoding methionyl-tRNA formyltransferase, whose protein sequence is MNVIFMGTPEMAIPSLVGIMAAGGMVQAVYTQPDRPAGRKKIMTPSPVKQFALDAGLRVETPEKIRDSVFLDQIRELNPDVIIVCAFGQILPQTLLDIPLKGCFNSHFSLLPRWRGASPIQASILAGDSVTGVTIQRMVLKLDAGPVVMRSEKEPVLPADTFESLSERLGKISGMMTATLIRNLEHGMVEGRVQDESQVTLCKIIKKEEGKINWNEESAIQIERKLRAYSQWPGIYTMDTRQKRLQITKLSVRPDQLVPGVVNSGMIVGTRQGSVQILEVKPEGKALMSAEAFARGYPDLIGSQLL, encoded by the coding sequence ATGAATGTAATTTTTATGGGTACTCCTGAAATGGCGATTCCTTCATTGGTTGGTATTATGGCGGCTGGTGGAATGGTGCAGGCTGTTTATACTCAGCCAGATCGTCCTGCTGGAAGAAAAAAAATCATGACACCTTCTCCCGTGAAACAATTTGCGCTCGACGCCGGGTTGCGTGTGGAAACCCCCGAAAAAATCAGGGATTCCGTGTTTCTGGATCAAATTCGGGAACTTAATCCGGATGTGATTATCGTCTGTGCTTTCGGTCAGATTCTTCCTCAGACACTGCTTGATATCCCGCTGAAGGGGTGCTTCAACTCTCATTTTTCGTTGTTGCCACGCTGGCGGGGGGCGAGTCCGATCCAGGCTTCCATTTTGGCGGGAGATTCGGTTACAGGTGTCACAATCCAGCGGATGGTGCTGAAACTGGATGCGGGACCCGTGGTGATGCGCTCTGAGAAGGAACCCGTTTTGCCCGCAGACACCTTTGAATCCCTGAGCGAGCGTCTTGGCAAAATTTCTGGAATGATGACCGCAACCCTGATCAGAAATCTGGAGCATGGCATGGTTGAAGGACGTGTTCAGGATGAGTCGCAGGTGACATTGTGTAAAATCATTAAAAAAGAAGAGGGGAAAATCAATTGGAATGAGGAGTCCGCAATTCAAATTGAACGTAAATTGAGAGCCTACTCTCAATGGCCGGGAATCTATACCATGGATACCCGACAAAAACGCCTCCAGATCACAAAATTATCCGTTCGGCCTGATCAATTAGTGCCTGGTGTGGTGAATTCCGGCATGATCGTCGGAACAAGGCAAGGCAGTGTGCAAATTCTGGA